One part of the Maribacter aquivivus genome encodes these proteins:
- a CDS encoding LptF/LptG family permease codes for MFIFIFQTIWLFIDDLAGKGLDIVIIGKFLFYLMPDLTEKVLPLTVLLSSILTFGSIAENYEFAAMKASGISLQRSMLSLIIFVTILGGVTFFFANNVIPLSQRKIYNLRRNIAKVKPAAVVSEGVFSDFEGMNIKVDEKYGDNDRFLKNVIIHRKSANNLNTTVIKSKSGELISSEDSDVIQLVLTDGHYYEDITSKSNDSKMKFPFAQADFDTYTMNIEIPEINNDDLEEERDISTDKMKNISRLSKDIDSLRGDNYRIVRAFSKNIEGRTGMFSPLVAKNNDSTKTDMIRKKDSVLNAKASIAMKNIALQDSINDNFLVLFPDWQQIQILSSAKNATTSILGTVSGKKEEMQKRYKIYNMHILSLHNKYALAFSCIILFFVGAPLGAIIRKGGLGLPMVIAIVLFLIYYFIGVFAGNYAKEGNIHPMLGAWLATLIMLPLGVILTKRATEDKGMMDFGFIADFFKKIFKKKDKADS; via the coding sequence ATGTTCATCTTCATATTCCAAACGATTTGGCTTTTTATTGATGACCTAGCGGGTAAAGGTTTAGACATTGTCATTATTGGTAAGTTCCTGTTTTATTTAATGCCAGATCTTACTGAAAAAGTGCTCCCTCTTACCGTACTTTTATCTTCCATTTTAACCTTTGGCTCTATTGCAGAAAATTACGAGTTCGCTGCAATGAAGGCATCAGGTATTTCACTGCAACGTTCTATGTTGAGTTTAATCATATTCGTGACCATTTTAGGCGGAGTCACTTTTTTCTTTGCTAATAACGTTATTCCCCTTTCACAACGAAAAATATACAATCTCCGTAGAAATATTGCCAAGGTAAAACCTGCAGCGGTAGTCTCTGAAGGCGTATTTAGTGATTTTGAAGGAATGAATATTAAGGTAGATGAAAAATATGGTGATAATGATCGTTTTCTTAAAAACGTAATTATACATAGAAAATCTGCAAACAACCTGAACACTACCGTCATCAAATCTAAATCAGGAGAATTAATAAGTAGCGAAGATTCTGACGTTATACAATTGGTATTAACAGATGGTCACTACTATGAAGACATCACGTCAAAAAGTAATGATAGCAAAATGAAATTCCCTTTTGCTCAGGCAGATTTTGATACCTATACAATGAACATTGAAATTCCTGAAATTAATAATGATGATTTAGAAGAAGAGCGAGATATCAGTACTGACAAAATGAAGAATATATCGCGACTTTCAAAAGATATTGATTCTTTACGTGGAGACAATTATCGTATTGTTCGTGCATTTTCTAAAAACATAGAAGGTAGAACAGGTATGTTTTCTCCTTTGGTTGCCAAAAACAATGATTCAACCAAAACGGATATGATCCGTAAAAAAGATTCAGTTTTAAATGCGAAAGCCAGTATTGCTATGAAAAATATAGCGCTACAAGATTCTATCAACGATAATTTTCTTGTTCTTTTTCCAGACTGGCAACAGATTCAGATATTAAGTAGTGCTAAAAATGCTACAACTAGTATTTTAGGTACCGTTAGCGGTAAAAAAGAAGAAATGCAGAAGAGATATAAAATCTATAATATGCATATTCTATCGCTCCATAATAAGTATGCTTTAGCGTTCTCGTGTATCATTCTTTTCTTTGTAGGTGCTCCATTAGGTGCTATCATTAGAAAAGGAGGTCTAGGTTTGCCTATGGTAATTGCCATAGTACTATTTCTAATTTACTATTTCATAGGAGTTTTTGCAGGAAACTATGCTAAAGAAGGTAATATACACCCAATGTTAGGTGCATGGCTAGCAACGTTGATTATGCTACCTTTAGGTGTTATTTTAACCAAAAGAGCAACAGAAGATAAAGGAATGATGGATTTCGGATTTATAGCCGATTTCTTCAAAAAAATATTTAAGAAAAAAGATAAAGCTGATTCTTAA
- a CDS encoding LolA family protein yields the protein MKKIIIVLTIMFTATFANAQGSDKAKALLDEVYNKVQSYDNIFVDFKFDLKNAEAGINQETRGDVTLAGNKYMFNYLGSQQIFDGNKVYTIVPENEEVTIEDKSDDENAMTPSKMLTFYKEGHNYDWDILQNVQGRKVQYVKLTPIDSDTEIKSRLLGIDMGTKHIYKLIETGKNGTKTTITVNSFKTDQDLSKTLFTFDEAKYKDEGYFILRN from the coding sequence ATGAAGAAAATTATTATTGTATTGACGATTATGTTTACTGCAACCTTTGCAAATGCACAAGGTTCAGATAAAGCAAAAGCATTGTTAGATGAAGTTTATAACAAAGTACAGAGTTATGATAACATCTTCGTAGATTTTAAATTCGATTTAAAGAATGCAGAAGCCGGTATTAACCAAGAAACAAGAGGAGACGTTACCCTTGCAGGTAATAAATATATGTTCAACTATTTAGGCTCTCAACAAATTTTCGATGGTAATAAAGTATACACTATTGTACCTGAAAATGAAGAAGTAACTATTGAAGATAAGTCTGATGATGAAAATGCAATGACACCTTCTAAAATGTTGACTTTCTACAAAGAAGGACACAATTATGATTGGGATATTTTACAAAATGTACAAGGTAGAAAAGTGCAGTATGTAAAATTGACACCTATAGATTCTGATACTGAAATAAAATCTAGATTACTAGGTATTGATATGGGTACTAAACACATCTATAAACTTATTGAAACTGGTAAGAACGGCACTAAGACAACTATCACTGTTAATTCTTTTAAAACAGATCAAGATTTGTCCAAAACCTTATTTACTTTTGATGAAGCTAAATATAAGGATGAAGGTTATTTCATTCTAAGAAATTAG
- a CDS encoding DNA translocase FtsK, giving the protein MAKKATKSKPKPTKKRTPFKLSKQNKIILGSLLMLFSIALFFSFISFYFNWQDDQSLLSEFKDRNELAKNLLNKFGASISHFFMYRGFGIASLIIPFLICITGIYLFLGLPLKALFKKWIWGLLFIIWISIALGFFATTSPLLGGLVGFEMNDFLQDYAGKIGVLLILVFGLIFILVRLFEVTPEGISSFFNSRKEAISTEFKANQERKATKKKEQKEQEDILTTSLEEEVPVILDTYTHKAEIPHLEKEKKTNDFEVTIPEPEPEETLAMEVESVVEEPEEIDILANKLVDDFGEFDPTLELGNYKFPTLDLLDAHGATGGITINQEELEENKNKIVETLKNYKIGIAQIKATIGPTVTLYEIVPEAGVRISKIKNLEDDIALSLAALGIRIIAPIPGKGTIGIEVPNKNSSIVSMRSVIASSKFQKAEMELPIAFGKTISNETFVVDLAKMPHLLMAGATGQGKSVGLNAVLTSLLYKKHPAEVKFILVDPKKVELTLYNKIERHFLAKLPDSEEAIITDNTKVIHTLNSLCIEMDNRYELLKLAMVRNLKEYNTKFKARKLNPNDGHKFLPYIVLVIDEFADLIMTAGKEVETPVARLAQLARAIGIHLIIATQRPSVNVITGIIKANFPARLAFRVTSKIDSRTILDTAGADQLIGRGDMLFTQGNDVTRIQCAFVDTPEVAKIVEFIGSQRAYPDAHELPEYVGEDSGTSLDNNVSDRDAKFREAAEVIVIAQQGSASLIQRKLKLGYNRAGRIIDQLEAAGIVGPFEGSKARQVYVSDMVALQQILDNE; this is encoded by the coding sequence ATGGCAAAAAAGGCAACTAAATCAAAGCCAAAACCTACTAAAAAGCGAACACCGTTTAAATTATCCAAACAGAATAAAATCATTTTGGGTAGTTTATTGATGCTCTTTAGTATTGCATTGTTCTTTTCGTTTATTTCATTTTACTTTAACTGGCAAGATGACCAAAGTCTATTGTCTGAATTTAAAGATCGTAATGAACTTGCAAAAAATTTACTGAACAAATTCGGAGCAAGCATTAGCCACTTTTTTATGTATAGGGGCTTTGGTATAGCTTCTCTAATTATTCCGTTTTTAATCTGTATTACAGGTATTTACCTCTTTTTAGGCCTACCTTTAAAAGCATTGTTCAAAAAATGGATTTGGGGTCTATTATTCATTATTTGGATTTCTATTGCATTAGGTTTCTTTGCAACCACTAGCCCACTGTTAGGCGGATTGGTTGGTTTTGAAATGAATGATTTCTTACAAGATTACGCCGGTAAAATTGGCGTATTACTTATATTGGTATTCGGACTCATATTTATTCTAGTTCGATTATTTGAAGTTACACCTGAAGGTATTTCATCTTTCTTTAATTCTAGAAAAGAAGCTATTTCTACAGAATTTAAAGCCAACCAAGAACGGAAAGCAACTAAAAAGAAAGAACAAAAAGAGCAAGAAGATATTCTTACCACTTCATTAGAAGAAGAAGTTCCAGTTATTTTAGACACCTATACCCATAAGGCAGAAATTCCTCATTTAGAAAAAGAGAAAAAAACTAACGATTTTGAAGTTACAATACCAGAACCTGAGCCAGAAGAAACATTAGCAATGGAGGTTGAGTCGGTTGTTGAAGAACCCGAAGAAATTGATATTCTTGCCAATAAACTTGTAGATGATTTTGGAGAGTTCGACCCTACCCTAGAATTAGGTAACTACAAATTCCCTACACTTGATCTTTTAGATGCTCATGGGGCTACCGGTGGCATTACCATCAACCAGGAAGAATTAGAGGAAAACAAGAATAAAATTGTTGAAACTCTAAAAAATTATAAAATCGGAATTGCCCAAATTAAGGCAACCATTGGTCCGACAGTTACATTATACGAAATTGTACCAGAAGCAGGTGTAAGAATATCGAAGATTAAAAACCTTGAAGATGATATCGCCTTATCATTAGCAGCATTAGGCATACGTATCATTGCCCCTATTCCTGGTAAAGGAACTATTGGTATAGAAGTACCTAACAAGAATTCATCGATTGTATCTATGCGTTCTGTAATTGCCTCTAGCAAATTTCAAAAGGCAGAAATGGAATTACCAATTGCTTTCGGTAAGACCATTAGCAACGAAACTTTTGTAGTAGATTTAGCAAAAATGCCTCACCTTTTAATGGCAGGTGCAACTGGTCAAGGTAAATCGGTTGGTTTAAATGCAGTACTTACATCATTATTATATAAAAAGCATCCGGCAGAGGTGAAATTTATTTTGGTAGATCCAAAGAAAGTTGAACTTACGCTGTACAATAAAATTGAACGTCATTTCTTAGCTAAGCTTCCTGATTCTGAAGAAGCTATTATCACAGATAACACAAAAGTAATTCACACCTTGAATTCACTTTGTATTGAAATGGATAATAGATACGAGCTATTAAAATTAGCGATGGTTCGTAACTTAAAAGAATACAACACTAAGTTTAAGGCTAGAAAACTGAATCCGAACGACGGACACAAATTCTTACCATACATTGTACTAGTAATTGATGAGTTTGCCGATTTGATCATGACTGCCGGAAAAGAGGTAGAAACGCCCGTAGCAAGACTTGCTCAATTAGCAAGAGCAATTGGTATACATTTAATCATTGCAACGCAAAGACCTTCTGTAAACGTTATTACAGGTATCATCAAAGCCAACTTCCCTGCGAGGTTAGCGTTTAGAGTAACTTCTAAAATAGATTCAAGAACTATTTTAGATACCGCAGGTGCAGATCAATTAATTGGTAGAGGAGATATGTTATTTACACAAGGTAATGATGTCACCCGTATTCAATGTGCATTTGTTGACACCCCAGAGGTAGCAAAAATTGTGGAATTCATTGGTAGTCAGCGTGCTTACCCAGATGCGCACGAATTACCTGAGTATGTTGGTGAAGATTCTGGCACGAGTCTTGATAATAACGTGTCTGACAGGGATGCAAAGTTTCGCGAAGCTGCTGAAGTTATCGTAATTGCCCAACAAGGTTCTGCTTCTTTAATTCAACGAAAATTGAAACTAGGGTACAATAGAGCCGGTAGAATTATTGATCAATTAGAAGCCGCAGGCATTGTAGGTCCGTTTGAAGGTAGTAAAGCAAGACAGGTTTATGTATCTGACATGGTTGCCCTTCAGCAAATATTGGATAATGAATAA
- a CDS encoding diacylglycerol kinase, producing MPKESFLVNRIKSVGFALKGAFLLIRTEASIKIQVFIAIVMTAAGFYYDISSTEWILQIFAIAIVLGIEGMNTAVEKIADYIQPEFDIKIGFIKDISAGAVMLVSIASAIVGLIIYLPKIL from the coding sequence ATGCCCAAAGAATCCTTTTTGGTAAATCGTATTAAAAGTGTAGGCTTCGCCCTTAAAGGCGCCTTCCTTTTAATACGAACCGAAGCTAGTATAAAAATACAGGTATTCATTGCCATAGTAATGACTGCCGCAGGCTTCTACTATGATATTTCAAGTACAGAATGGATACTTCAAATATTTGCAATTGCAATTGTTTTAGGAATTGAAGGCATGAATACCGCTGTTGAAAAAATTGCAGATTATATTCAACCAGAATTTGATATCAAAATCGGATTTATAAAAGATATTTCTGCAGGTGCCGTAATGCTAGTTTCAATAGCTTCTGCCATTGTTGGACTCATAATCTACCTACCCAAGATTCTATAG
- the tpx gene encoding thiol peroxidase has translation MASVTLKGNEIHTLGTLPANGEKAPEFQLTKNDLSTVKLSDYEGSRVVLNIFPSVDTGTCAQSVRQFNQEAAELDNTIVLCISKDLPFAQARFCGAEGIENVEMLSDFKDGNFGKGYNVAFSDGPLAPLLSRAVVVVDEKGNVLYTEQVAETTEEPNYKAALEALMN, from the coding sequence ATGGCTTCGGTTACACTAAAAGGAAACGAAATACACACATTAGGAACTTTACCTGCAAACGGCGAAAAAGCTCCAGAATTTCAATTAACTAAGAATGACTTATCTACCGTAAAACTTTCAGATTATGAAGGTTCTAGAGTAGTATTAAATATATTCCCAAGTGTTGATACAGGTACTTGCGCACAGTCTGTACGTCAGTTTAACCAAGAGGCTGCTGAATTAGATAACACTATTGTACTTTGTATTTCTAAAGATTTACCATTTGCACAAGCAAGATTTTGTGGTGCAGAAGGTATAGAAAATGTTGAAATGCTTTCTGATTTTAAAGATGGTAATTTTGGAAAAGGATACAACGTAGCATTTTCAGACGGACCATTAGCTCCATTACTTTCAAGAGCAGTTGTAGTTGTTGATGAAAAAGGTAATGTATTGTATACAGAGCAGGTAGCAGAAACTACAGAAGAGCCAAATTACAAAGCAGCTTTAGAGGCATTAATGAACTAA
- a CDS encoding DUF6952 family protein, with product MRLPIIKLLTEFIEEKDSDFVLETIETLEALTELPSLKDEELDVIGELISNMYGAIEVANSIEQGTPKKDAMNQFMQRVLGSIDK from the coding sequence GTGAGATTACCCATAATTAAATTACTGACAGAGTTCATAGAAGAAAAAGATAGCGATTTTGTTCTAGAAACTATTGAAACTTTAGAAGCACTAACAGAGTTACCTTCACTAAAAGATGAAGAGCTTGATGTAATTGGCGAATTAATTTCTAATATGTACGGTGCCATAGAGGTTGCGAACAGCATAGAGCAAGGCACCCCAAAAAAAGATGCTATGAATCAATTTATGCAGCGAGTTTTAGGCTCCATAGACAAATAA
- a CDS encoding thioredoxin family protein yields MLLELEQDNLQEIIDNNPNVVVQYSATWCGNCRIMKPKFKKEASQNENITFVLADAEKFPESRKLADVSNLPTFASFEKGKIKNQVQTNKYDLLKDLISEITHN; encoded by the coding sequence ATGTTATTAGAATTAGAACAAGATAATTTACAGGAAATCATAGATAATAATCCAAATGTTGTAGTTCAATATTCTGCAACATGGTGTGGTAACTGTAGAATCATGAAGCCGAAATTCAAAAAAGAGGCTTCACAAAATGAGAACATTACATTTGTATTGGCAGATGCAGAAAAATTTCCTGAATCTAGAAAGCTAGCAGATGTAAGCAACTTACCAACCTTCGCTTCTTTCGAGAAAGGGAAAATTAAAAATCAGGTTCAGACTAACAAGTATGACCTATTAAAAGATTTGATCAGTGAGATTACCCATAATTAA
- a CDS encoding peroxiredoxin, with the protein MAFVGKKFPNLSVNAMNDMGDTFKLNVLEEAQKNNKKVVLFWYPKDFTFVCPTELHAFQAAIGEFEKRNTIVIGASCDTPEVHFAWLSTAKDNGGIEGVKYPILADSNRNLASTLGILDITNEKYDEENDVVTVEGDNVTYRATYIIDEDGVVQHESINNMPLGRNVNEYLRIVDALTHVQEKGEVCPANWEEGKDAMSANRDGVASYLSTHAN; encoded by the coding sequence ATGGCATTTGTAGGAAAAAAATTCCCAAATCTTAGTGTTAACGCAATGAACGACATGGGCGACACTTTTAAACTTAATGTATTAGAAGAGGCTCAAAAAAATAATAAAAAAGTGGTTCTTTTCTGGTATCCAAAAGATTTTACTTTTGTTTGCCCTACAGAATTACACGCTTTTCAGGCTGCTATTGGTGAATTCGAAAAAAGAAACACTATCGTAATCGGTGCTTCATGTGATACTCCAGAAGTACATTTTGCATGGTTAAGCACTGCTAAAGATAATGGTGGTATTGAAGGTGTTAAATACCCAATATTAGCAGACAGCAATAGAAACTTAGCTTCTACTTTAGGTATTTTAGACATTACCAATGAAAAATATGACGAAGAAAATGATGTGGTAACTGTTGAAGGTGATAATGTTACTTACAGAGCAACATATATTATTGACGAAGATGGTGTTGTACAACACGAAAGCATCAACAACATGCCTTTAGGTAGAAACGTGAACGAATACCTACGTATAGTAGATGCTTTAACGCACGTACAAGAAAAAGGTGAAGTATGCCCAGCAAACTGGGAAGAAGGTAAAGATGCAATGTCTGCAAACAGAGACGGAGTTGCTAGCTACCTTTCTACACATGCTAACTAA
- the nhaC gene encoding Na+/H+ antiporter NhaC — MSDQNTNEHRENEHIVDNKELSIFAALIPVIALVAMLAYNVYVFGDDALSGSNQFILLMGGAVAAIVGFANKVSYKQMIAEVEENIRSTTGALLILLMVGALAGTWLVSGIIPAMIYYGLQILNPTIFLAACVIICAVISVATGSSWTTSATVGIALIGIGEALGISLGMTAGAVLSGAYFGDKLSPLSDTTNLAPAMAGGELFSHIKYMLWTTVPTISVTLIVFLIIGFSLETNGEADVDAILASIDSSFDINGWLFLVPLAVIFLIVKKTPPLAALLIGTLLAALFALIFQPNIVAGITGASELTFQSGYQGILKAITVSTDVPTDNKALSDLFSSKGMTGMLGTIWLIICAMFFGGIMDGIGALSRITKSLLKMAKSTFGLFFSTGISCIVLNGTASDQYLAIVVPGKMFSKAFKDRGLAPENLSRTLEDTGTVTSVLIPYNTCGAYHSGVLGVGVAEYFVYAIFNWLSPIMTFIFAGFNIKIKKLATK, encoded by the coding sequence ATGTCAGACCAAAATACCAATGAACACAGGGAAAACGAGCATATCGTTGACAATAAAGAATTAAGCATATTTGCCGCTTTAATTCCGGTTATAGCCCTAGTTGCTATGCTAGCATATAATGTTTATGTATTTGGTGATGACGCCTTAAGTGGCTCAAATCAGTTCATACTTTTAATGGGCGGTGCAGTTGCAGCTATTGTTGGGTTTGCAAATAAGGTTTCTTATAAGCAAATGATAGCCGAAGTAGAAGAGAACATTCGATCTACCACAGGTGCATTGTTAATATTACTAATGGTTGGTGCACTGGCAGGCACATGGCTTGTTAGTGGTATTATACCTGCAATGATTTATTATGGACTCCAAATTCTTAATCCCACAATATTCTTAGCGGCTTGTGTAATCATTTGCGCTGTAATTTCTGTTGCAACGGGTAGCAGCTGGACAACGTCTGCAACCGTAGGTATAGCATTAATAGGTATAGGTGAAGCATTAGGTATTTCTCTAGGGATGACCGCTGGGGCTGTTTTATCTGGCGCATATTTTGGTGACAAACTTTCTCCACTGAGTGATACTACAAATTTAGCACCGGCAATGGCAGGTGGCGAATTGTTCTCACATATTAAGTATATGCTGTGGACAACTGTACCTACCATTTCAGTTACGCTAATTGTATTTTTGATTATCGGCTTTAGTTTAGAAACTAACGGAGAAGCGGATGTAGATGCTATTTTAGCATCTATAGATTCCTCCTTTGATATTAACGGTTGGTTATTTTTGGTACCTTTAGCCGTTATATTTTTAATCGTTAAAAAGACGCCACCATTGGCTGCCTTATTAATAGGAACCCTATTAGCTGCACTTTTTGCACTAATCTTTCAACCAAATATAGTTGCTGGCATCACAGGGGCATCAGAATTGACTTTTCAATCAGGTTATCAAGGAATTTTAAAAGCCATCACCGTTAGCACAGATGTACCAACTGACAACAAAGCATTAAGCGATTTATTCTCTTCTAAAGGAATGACAGGTATGCTAGGTACCATTTGGTTAATTATCTGTGCTATGTTTTTTGGAGGAATTATGGACGGGATAGGTGCTTTATCAAGAATTACAAAATCCTTGCTTAAAATGGCTAAATCTACATTTGGTCTATTCTTTAGTACAGGTATAAGCTGTATCGTTTTAAACGGAACGGCTTCTGATCAGTACTTGGCGATTGTAGTACCAGGAAAAATGTTCTCAAAAGCATTTAAAGATAGAGGTCTAGCACCGGAAAACTTAAGTAGAACATTAGAAGACACAGGTACGGTAACATCAGTACTAATACCTTACAACACTTGTGGAGCTTACCATAGTGGCGTTTTAGGTGTAGGCGTAGCAGAATATTTTGTATATGCCATCTTCAATTGGTTAAGTCCAATAATGACTTTCATCTTTGCCGGCTTCAACATTAAGATTAAAAAATTAGCTACTAAATAA
- a CDS encoding aminotransferase class I/II-fold pyridoxal phosphate-dependent enzyme, with protein MSQKNSNDLQDLQYFGEYGGVNPSISDSSTYTFISAKTMFDTFEGNTEGCYLYSRHSSPSNLYLGEALAALEGTESANVTASGMGAITAVILQLCNAGDHIISSRTIYGGTYAFMKNFLIKFGIKTTFLDITDLDAVAAAITPNTKMIYCESVSNPLLEVADISALSRIAKKNELPLIVDNTFSPLTVSPAKLGADIVIHSLTKFINGTSDCVAGVVCGTTEFCLSLKDVNNGAGMLLGSTLDSMRAASILKNMRTLHIRMKKHSENAQYLAENFEKDGLRVVYPGLSSHPGHLIMEDQMNPEYGYGGLVTMDVGTLENANALMELMQERKLGYLAVSLGFYKTLFSAPGSSTSSEIPLEEQEEMGLGNGLIRFSIGLDDDIQRTYALMRKCLEDLNILDVKSIKA; from the coding sequence ATGAGCCAAAAGAACAGCAATGACTTACAAGACCTACAATACTTCGGAGAATATGGCGGAGTAAATCCTTCTATATCCGATTCATCAACGTACACCTTTATATCGGCAAAAACTATGTTCGACACCTTTGAAGGAAATACCGAGGGTTGTTATTTGTACAGCAGACATTCTTCACCTTCCAATTTATATTTAGGTGAAGCACTAGCAGCTTTAGAAGGCACCGAGAGTGCAAATGTAACCGCTAGTGGCATGGGCGCCATTACAGCCGTGATATTACAATTATGTAATGCTGGCGATCATATTATTAGTAGTAGAACTATTTATGGTGGCACATATGCTTTCATGAAAAATTTCTTGATCAAATTCGGAATTAAAACTACCTTTCTAGACATTACAGATCTTGATGCAGTAGCCGCAGCTATTACACCAAATACTAAGATGATTTACTGCGAAAGTGTAAGTAATCCGCTTTTAGAGGTTGCTGATATTTCTGCACTTTCACGCATTGCCAAGAAAAATGAATTACCATTAATAGTTGACAATACTTTTTCACCTTTAACCGTTTCGCCTGCCAAATTAGGTGCAGATATCGTTATTCATAGTCTTACCAAATTCATTAACGGAACCAGTGACTGTGTTGCCGGTGTTGTTTGTGGTACTACAGAATTCTGCCTTAGTCTTAAAGATGTAAACAACGGTGCAGGAATGCTTTTAGGCAGCACTCTAGATAGTATGCGCGCAGCTTCGATTTTAAAGAACATGCGCACGCTACATATTCGTATGAAAAAGCATAGTGAAAATGCACAGTACTTAGCTGAGAATTTTGAAAAGGACGGATTAAGAGTTGTCTATCCAGGATTATCATCTCACCCGGGGCATTTAATTATGGAAGATCAAATGAATCCCGAATACGGATATGGCGGATTAGTAACTATGGATGTAGGTACTCTTGAGAATGCAAATGCTTTAATGGAATTAATGCAAGAAAGAAAATTAGGCTATTTAGCAGTTAGCCTTGGGTTTTACAAAACATTATTCAGCGCACCCGGAAGCTCCACATCTTCTGAAATTCCGTTAGAGGAACAAGAAGAAATGGGACTAGGAAACGGATTAATTCGATTTTCAATTGGCTTAGACGATGATATTCAAAGAACCTATGCCTTAATGAGAAAATGTCTTGAAGACCTTAATATACTGGATGTCAAAAGCATAAAAGCCTAA
- a CDS encoding Lrp/AsnC family transcriptional regulator: MKLDQIDNKLLDLLQADSKRTTKEYALKLGLSTTAIYERIKRLERVGAIRSYVALVDKAIVDRNFTVFCHVKLVQHVKDNIAQFEAQVLRLQEVVECHHLSGDYDYLLKIHVRDMDAYRNFMVNKLTTMNHIGSTQSSFTIKEVKHSTAIPL, from the coding sequence ATGAAACTAGACCAAATAGATAATAAACTTTTAGACTTATTGCAGGCAGATAGCAAAAGAACTACCAAAGAATATGCTTTAAAACTAGGACTCTCTACTACTGCTATCTACGAACGTATAAAAAGATTAGAAAGAGTTGGAGCCATTAGAAGCTACGTAGCATTGGTCGATAAAGCCATTGTAGATAGGAATTTTACGGTGTTTTGTCATGTAAAACTTGTGCAACATGTAAAGGATAATATAGCACAATTTGAAGCTCAAGTTTTGCGTTTACAAGAGGTGGTAGAATGTCATCATTTAAGCGGAGATTATGATTATTTGTTGAAAATTCACGTTCGAGATATGGATGCATACCGAAATTTTATGGTCAATAAATTAACAACCATGAATCATATTGGTAGTACCCAAAGCTCTTTTACCATAAAAGAGGTAAAGCATTCTACGGCTATACCCCTTTAA